In Polyangium spumosum, a genomic segment contains:
- the atpB gene encoding F0F1 ATP synthase subunit A: protein MPEHTGFLTFLLAHLPGLRENAKNLGHTFIGHEPMSYHSVEPIFSSMIILLVFIGMSIAVRGKFRRLDESVVPDDRLSLRTFFEAFFGYFYNMAKDVMGPENAKRYFPLIGGAAGFIFFSNVSGLIPGFSPPTSSLNVTLGCALLVFLSFNIWGIKQNGWSYIAHLAGPKWYLAPLIFPIEVISTCVRPITLSVRLMVNIAVDHLIASVFFGLVAIFLPLPVMMLGLIVIVVQTLVFCLLSSIYIGLATEHHHAEHH from the coding sequence ATGCCCGAGCATACTGGTTTTCTGACCTTCCTCCTGGCCCACCTCCCTGGTCTCCGCGAGAACGCGAAGAACCTCGGCCACACGTTCATCGGCCACGAGCCGATGAGCTACCACTCGGTCGAGCCGATCTTCTCGAGCATGATCATCCTGCTCGTCTTCATCGGGATGTCGATCGCGGTGCGCGGGAAGTTCCGGCGGCTCGACGAGTCGGTGGTCCCGGACGATCGGCTCAGCCTGCGCACGTTCTTCGAGGCGTTCTTCGGCTACTTCTACAACATGGCCAAGGACGTGATGGGGCCGGAGAACGCCAAGCGGTACTTCCCGCTGATCGGCGGCGCCGCGGGCTTCATCTTCTTCTCGAACGTCTCGGGCTTGATCCCCGGCTTCTCGCCGCCCACGTCCAGCCTGAACGTCACGCTCGGCTGCGCGCTGCTCGTCTTCCTCTCCTTCAACATCTGGGGCATCAAGCAGAACGGCTGGAGCTACATCGCGCACCTCGCGGGCCCGAAGTGGTATCTCGCGCCGCTCATCTTCCCGATCGAGGTCATCTCCACGTGCGTCCGTCCGATCACGCTCAGCGTGCGTCTGATGGTCAACATCGCGGTCGACCACCTCATCGCCTCGGTCTTCTTTGGCCTCGTGGCGATCTTCCTGCCGCTGCCCGTGATGATGCTCGGGCTCATCGTGATCGTCGTGCAGACGCTGGTGTTCTGCCTCTTGAGCAGCATCTACATCGGCCTCGCCACGGAGCACCACCACGCGGAACACCACTGA
- a CDS encoding ATP synthase subunit I, which translates to MSDAENAKPGKLDAPMRAALFGVIGAAVVLSLGSLVVVSPRFALGVAIGGALAPLNLWVFAQVGEAFLARRGNTAPWAVIGALKLVLLLGGVWLILRSGIASGLSLIVGYGALPIGITVGTLFGPKPPEDGPEADTTRRSFGDAPRKDVLKARPADEGDPSNEP; encoded by the coding sequence ATGAGCGACGCGGAGAACGCCAAGCCTGGCAAGCTCGACGCGCCGATGCGCGCGGCGCTCTTCGGGGTGATCGGCGCGGCGGTGGTGCTCTCGCTCGGTTCGCTCGTCGTCGTGAGCCCGCGGTTCGCGCTCGGCGTGGCCATCGGCGGGGCCTTGGCGCCCTTGAACCTCTGGGTGTTCGCGCAGGTGGGCGAGGCTTTTCTGGCCCGGCGTGGCAACACCGCGCCCTGGGCGGTGATCGGCGCCCTGAAGCTCGTGCTCTTGCTGGGCGGGGTTTGGCTCATCCTGCGCAGCGGGATCGCGTCGGGGCTCTCCCTCATCGTGGGTTACGGGGCGCTGCCGATCGGGATCACCGTGGGGACGCTGTTTGGCCCGAAACCCCCCGAGGACGGTCCGGAGGCCGACACGACGCGAAGATCTTTCGGGGACGCGCCGCGAAAAGATGTGCTAAAGGCGAGGCCCGCCGACGAGGGGGACCCCTCGAACGAGCCGTGA
- a CDS encoding ABC1 kinase family protein — protein MVSIVNAVRDLGRLRQIYVVLVRHGFGELAQRLGLGARGRAQALPELPPGEVSEASEALVEAPEAEAKRGEEERRRISLPERVRLVCMDLGPSFVKLGQIASTRPDVLPPDWIVELKKLQDEVNPLPWSDIKPAVEASLGAPIEDVYERFEERPLAAASIGQVHRAVLKHADGPQEVVVKVQRPGVRTTVARDLELLHALAKLIERTIPESALYQPSALVDQFDRAITSELDFGLEAEHAEKFARNFAGHPHARFPRVYREASSKTVLTLELLPGGKVYDEIRDHGHKGPAIAQAAVGIVVKMIFEDGFFHADPHPGNILISGDPDSPTIGLIDLGMVGRLSPEMRDKTLDLMIAAVRQDHLGVADALYAIGTPTKKVDMRAYRAEVSVLAEKYLGRPLKEIDVAAMISDLMRGASKYGIEIPPDFLLVGKAIMTIEGVGKEIDPDLDVFGVARPFFLDLLRKRYSPERIGMELWRGVERLSGAAYDLPQQLREVLDDLRLGRLSLRTTDPTLPRTVDRLGRRLFAGLVVATFVFSGTWLLQTNRMDPLGITLLVFGVLVMFGHVALDVLRHLR, from the coding sequence ATGGTCTCGATCGTCAACGCAGTCCGTGATCTCGGCCGACTCCGCCAGATCTACGTCGTGCTCGTTCGTCACGGCTTCGGCGAGCTCGCGCAGCGGCTCGGGCTCGGCGCTCGCGGCCGCGCGCAGGCCTTGCCCGAGTTACCTCCCGGCGAGGTGAGCGAGGCGAGCGAGGCGCTCGTCGAGGCGCCCGAGGCCGAGGCGAAACGCGGCGAGGAAGAACGACGGCGCATCTCGCTGCCCGAGCGCGTGCGGCTCGTGTGTATGGATCTCGGCCCCTCGTTCGTGAAGCTCGGCCAGATCGCCTCCACGCGCCCCGACGTCCTGCCGCCCGACTGGATCGTCGAGCTCAAGAAGCTCCAGGACGAGGTCAACCCGCTGCCGTGGAGCGACATCAAGCCCGCGGTCGAGGCCTCGCTCGGCGCGCCGATCGAGGACGTCTACGAGCGCTTCGAGGAGAGACCCCTCGCCGCGGCCTCGATCGGCCAGGTGCACCGCGCCGTGCTCAAGCACGCGGACGGCCCGCAGGAGGTCGTGGTGAAGGTGCAGCGGCCCGGCGTGCGCACGACCGTCGCGCGGGATCTCGAGCTCCTGCACGCGCTCGCCAAGCTCATCGAGCGCACGATCCCCGAGTCCGCGCTCTACCAGCCGTCGGCGCTCGTCGATCAGTTCGATCGTGCGATCACGAGCGAGCTCGACTTCGGCCTCGAGGCCGAGCACGCCGAGAAGTTCGCGCGTAACTTCGCCGGCCACCCGCACGCGCGTTTCCCGCGTGTCTACCGCGAGGCATCGTCGAAGACCGTGCTCACGCTCGAGCTCTTGCCCGGCGGCAAGGTCTACGACGAGATCCGCGACCATGGGCACAAGGGCCCGGCGATCGCGCAGGCCGCCGTCGGCATCGTCGTGAAGATGATCTTCGAGGACGGCTTCTTCCATGCCGACCCGCACCCGGGGAACATCTTGATCTCCGGCGACCCGGACAGCCCCACGATCGGCCTCATCGACCTCGGCATGGTCGGGCGTTTGTCCCCGGAGATGCGCGACAAGACGCTCGACCTGATGATCGCGGCGGTTCGTCAGGACCACCTCGGCGTCGCGGACGCGCTCTACGCGATCGGCACGCCGACGAAGAAGGTCGACATGCGCGCCTACCGCGCCGAGGTGAGCGTGCTGGCGGAGAAGTACCTCGGCCGCCCGCTCAAGGAGATCGACGTCGCCGCGATGATCAGCGACCTCATGCGCGGCGCGAGCAAGTACGGCATCGAGATCCCGCCGGACTTCTTGCTCGTCGGCAAGGCGATCATGACGATCGAGGGTGTCGGCAAGGAGATCGATCCGGACCTCGACGTCTTCGGCGTCGCGCGTCCGTTTTTCCTCGATCTCCTGCGGAAGCGTTATTCGCCCGAGCGTATCGGCATGGAGCTCTGGCGCGGCGTCGAGCGCCTTTCCGGCGCTGCCTACGACTTGCCGCAGCAGCTCCGCGAGGTCCTCGACGACCTGCGCCTCGGGCGGCTGAGCTTACGCACCACCGATCCGACCCTCCCGCGGACGGTCGATCGCCTCGGACGGCGCCTCTTCGCGGGCCTCGTCGTGGCGACCTTCGTCTTCTCGGGGACGTGGCTGCTTCAAACGAATCGTATGGATCCGCTCGGCATCACGCTCCTCGTCTTCGGCGTGCTCGTGATGTTCGGGCACGTCGCGCTCGACGTGCTCCGTCATCTCCGTTAG
- a CDS encoding FHA domain-containing protein, translating into MSDPNKKSARTFQCRDVLWETFEQMARELECSIDYLINESMKQYARQRSYSPRTPFPGAVRSESAPGSGNPMSTPGIPAPPPSPPPGYPPAPPAAAAAPMPAAYNPNPMGAGMPPAPPPMVGAPSQTATPPPMLGAPPAPPAPPPMMGPGAPPGPPPMMAGGPGPGLGAPPPPPPMMAGPGAPPPPMMAGGPGPGLGAPPPPPSPYGAPPPPAPYGAPPSLTGTAGPGAPPGPPPMMAGGPGPGLGAPPPPPGGPTATPPPPPPGPSRPPTASMAGGPPPPPKPGNRPPSVPAPPAPGMSRPNVPPPPPTGVARPGGPPPPPPPNRQTMGPGAPARSVPPPATPAPPMAAGGPPPPPAPPSMSAAAPPPPPPGPMMGGMGAPPPPPPGPMMGGMGAPPPPPPGPMMGGMGAPPPPPPAPPSAIGFGAPPPPPAPQYNMAPPGPPPAPPAPAPSAAGGIPGAIPLFAYYAGERSVVNKDRFIIGRGKQSSDLTIKDPNVSRQHAMVEYLNGQYYMVDMGSTNGVEFNGQRITRKAIGEGDSFRICDHEVRFSYR; encoded by the coding sequence ATGTCGGACCCGAACAAGAAGAGCGCAAGGACATTCCAGTGCCGCGACGTCCTCTGGGAGACGTTCGAGCAGATGGCGCGCGAGCTGGAGTGCTCGATCGACTACCTCATCAACGAGTCGATGAAGCAGTACGCGCGGCAGCGTAGCTACAGCCCGCGTACACCGTTCCCCGGCGCGGTCCGCAGCGAGTCCGCCCCCGGGAGCGGGAACCCGATGTCGACGCCGGGGATCCCCGCGCCGCCACCCTCGCCGCCGCCGGGTTACCCGCCGGCCCCTCCCGCCGCCGCCGCCGCCCCCATGCCCGCGGCGTACAACCCGAACCCCATGGGCGCCGGGATGCCACCCGCGCCGCCCCCCATGGTCGGCGCCCCGTCGCAGACGGCCACGCCGCCGCCCATGCTCGGCGCGCCGCCCGCGCCGCCCGCGCCCCCGCCCATGATGGGCCCCGGCGCGCCGCCCGGACCCCCGCCCATGATGGCAGGCGGCCCCGGCCCGGGCCTCGGCGCGCCCCCGCCGCCCCCGCCCATGATGGCAGGCCCCGGCGCGCCGCCCCCGCCCATGATGGCAGGCGGCCCCGGCCCGGGCCTCGGCGCGCCCCCGCCGCCGCCTTCGCCGTACGGAGCGCCACCTCCGCCTGCGCCGTACGGCGCGCCTCCGAGCCTCACGGGGACCGCAGGTCCCGGCGCGCCGCCCGGGCCCCCGCCCATGATGGCAGGCGGCCCCGGCCCGGGCCTCGGCGCGCCCCCGCCGCCGCCCGGAGGCCCCACGGCGACCCCGCCGCCGCCCCCGCCGGGGCCGAGCCGTCCCCCGACGGCCTCCATGGCCGGCGGCCCGCCGCCGCCCCCGAAGCCGGGGAACCGTCCGCCGAGCGTGCCCGCGCCGCCCGCGCCCGGCATGTCGCGCCCGAACGTGCCGCCGCCGCCGCCCACGGGCGTCGCGCGTCCCGGGGGTCCGCCCCCGCCCCCGCCGCCGAACCGGCAGACGATGGGCCCGGGTGCGCCCGCCCGCTCGGTGCCGCCTCCGGCCACGCCGGCGCCCCCGATGGCCGCTGGCGGCCCGCCGCCGCCGCCCGCCCCGCCGTCGATGAGCGCGGCCGCGCCGCCGCCGCCGCCTCCCGGTCCCATGATGGGCGGGATGGGCGCGCCGCCGCCCCCGCCGCCCGGTCCCATGATGGGCGGGATGGGCGCGCCCCCGCCCCCGCCGCCTGGTCCCATGATGGGCGGGATGGGCGCGCCCCCGCCCCCGCCGCCGGCTCCTCCGTCGGCGATCGGCTTCGGGGCGCCGCCGCCTCCGCCGGCGCCGCAGTACAACATGGCGCCGCCCGGCCCGCCGCCGGCTCCGCCTGCGCCTGCGCCCTCCGCGGCGGGTGGCATCCCCGGCGCGATCCCGCTCTTCGCCTACTACGCCGGCGAGCGGAGCGTCGTGAACAAGGACCGCTTCATCATCGGCCGCGGCAAGCAGTCGAGCGACCTCACGATCAAGGACCCGAACGTCTCGCGCCAGCACGCGATGGTCGAGTACCTGAACGGCCAGTACTACATGGTCGACATGGGCTCGACGAACGGCGTCGAGTTCAACGGCCAGCGCATCACGCGCAAGGCGATCGGCGAGGGCGACTCGTTCCGGATCTGCGACCACGAGGTCCGGTTCTCCTACCGCTGA
- a CDS encoding ATP synthase F0 subunit C, translating into MSLKSKLTLSTLVATALALVPSMAFAQDAAASNKFDTSGMIALAAGLAIGIAALGGTLGQGRAAAAALEGISRNPGAAARIQTPMILGLALIESLVLFALIIAFLLQGKIPQL; encoded by the coding sequence ATGTCTCTCAAGAGCAAGCTCACCCTGTCCACGCTGGTCGCCACCGCGCTGGCCCTCGTTCCCAGCATGGCGTTCGCGCAGGATGCTGCTGCTTCGAACAAGTTCGACACGAGCGGCATGATCGCGCTCGCCGCCGGCCTCGCGATCGGCATCGCCGCCCTCGGCGGCACGCTCGGTCAGGGCCGCGCCGCCGCGGCTGCCCTCGAGGGCATCTCGCGCAACCCGGGCGCCGCGGCTCGTATCCAGACGCCGATGATTCTCGGCCTGGCCCTCATCGAGTCGCTCGTCCTCTTCGCGCTGATCATCGCGTTCTTGCTCCAGGGCAAGATCCCGCAGCTCTGA
- a CDS encoding L,D-transpeptidase, with the protein MWVVKVAGSRGQTLRAATRHAPPLLSFTLAALLVTSHARASNGPPWVAAETEPLPEGIVSARIRKADQPILAAPWEGAPRRGSAALDVHLPIFAARRGPGCKGRFLSVGPIAWVCEDAVELAETPFVDVAYRAIRETPDGLPFRYYFVGPDGSFAYKKLHAVDVGAPDMQLEPGFAVAIVEERVVEGARYGRSHNDLWIPMRDLGPARPLAFRGEEIKDAPGDVLPFAWIIVDKAKVFSSPSALGKVTSSHARFERVPFVEEKNAGGARFSRIGEDRWVRSADLRHPTIAPPPPEVDVEAGERWIDVELASQTLVAYEGKRPVFATLVSTGKGREGSSTATPRGTSRIWAKLFTSNMDNLEDEGARRYYRMEDVPWVQFFSKGVGLHGAFWHRSFGHVRSHGCVNLAPLDAQRLFFWTTPRVPAGWTAALPSTHDVGTVVRIR; encoded by the coding sequence ATGTGGGTCGTGAAGGTGGCTGGCTCGCGTGGACAAACCCTGCGAGCCGCCACCCGTCACGCCCCGCCCCTGCTCTCCTTCACGCTCGCCGCGCTGCTCGTCACCTCCCACGCCCGCGCTTCGAACGGGCCTCCCTGGGTCGCGGCCGAGACCGAACCTCTGCCCGAGGGCATCGTCAGCGCGCGCATCCGGAAGGCCGATCAGCCGATCCTCGCCGCCCCGTGGGAAGGCGCGCCGCGACGTGGATCGGCCGCGCTCGACGTACACCTGCCGATCTTCGCCGCGCGCCGCGGGCCTGGCTGCAAGGGTCGGTTCCTCTCGGTCGGGCCGATCGCGTGGGTCTGCGAGGACGCCGTCGAGCTCGCCGAGACGCCCTTCGTCGACGTCGCTTACCGCGCGATCCGCGAGACCCCGGATGGTTTGCCCTTCCGGTACTACTTCGTCGGCCCTGACGGCTCGTTCGCGTACAAGAAGCTCCACGCGGTCGACGTCGGCGCGCCCGACATGCAGCTCGAGCCTGGCTTCGCCGTGGCGATCGTGGAGGAGCGCGTGGTCGAGGGCGCGCGTTACGGCCGCAGCCACAACGACCTCTGGATACCGATGCGCGACCTCGGCCCCGCGCGGCCGCTCGCGTTCCGCGGCGAGGAGATCAAGGACGCGCCGGGCGACGTGCTCCCCTTCGCGTGGATCATCGTCGACAAGGCGAAGGTCTTCTCGTCGCCGAGCGCGCTCGGCAAGGTGACGTCGAGCCACGCGCGCTTCGAACGCGTGCCCTTCGTCGAGGAGAAAAACGCGGGCGGCGCGCGCTTCTCGCGCATCGGCGAGGACAGGTGGGTCCGCTCCGCCGACCTGCGCCACCCGACGATCGCGCCGCCGCCGCCCGAGGTCGACGTCGAGGCGGGCGAGAGGTGGATCGACGTGGAGCTCGCGAGCCAGACGCTCGTCGCGTACGAGGGCAAGCGGCCCGTGTTCGCGACGCTCGTCTCGACGGGCAAGGGCCGGGAAGGGTCGTCGACGGCGACGCCACGCGGGACGAGTCGGATCTGGGCGAAGCTCTTCACCTCGAACATGGACAACCTCGAGGACGAGGGCGCGAGGCGGTACTACCGGATGGAGGACGTGCCGTGGGTGCAGTTCTTCTCGAAGGGCGTGGGCCTGCACGGCGCGTTCTGGCATCGCTCGTTCGGGCACGTGCGTAGCCACGGCTGCGTCAACCTCGCGCCGCTCGACGCGCAGCGCCTCTTCTTCTGGACCACGCCGCGCGTGCCCGCGGGATGGACCGCCGCCTTGCCGAGCACGCACGACGTGGGCACCGTCGTGCGGATACGCTAA